The following are from one region of the Mangifera indica cultivar Alphonso chromosome 14, CATAS_Mindica_2.1, whole genome shotgun sequence genome:
- the LOC123195583 gene encoding tyrosine aminotransferase-like: protein MDNESSQKWGFQVHQKFKTESAITVRAALISLMENIDQNDSRPTIPLGHGDPSVFPSFRTAKVVEDAIIDAVRSTKFNCYGPLFGILPARRAVADYLNRDLPYMLSPDDVYLTLGCKQAITVILSVLLHPGANILLPRPCWPYYEFFTRQNNVEARLFDLLPEKGWEVDLDAVEALADENTVAMVIINPGNPCGNVFTDQHLQKIAETARKLGIMVISDEVYDHLTFGNKAYVRMGVFGSTVPVITLGSISKRWIVPGWRLGWLVTCDPNGILKKSGVVDAIREYINITSDPAATLIQGAVPQILEKTETVFYSKIIDILRVAADICYDRIKEIPCINCPTKPEGSMFVMVKLIPSLLADINDDMEFCHKLAKEESVIVLPGTVLRMKNWLRITFAIEPSALEDGLGRIKAFYHRHAKK from the exons ATGGACAACGAATCATCACAGAAATGGGGTTTTCAAGTTCACCAAAAGTTCAAGACAGAATCAGCTATTACAGTTCGAGCAGCACTTATTAGCTTAATGGAAAATATTGACCAAAACGACTCAAGACCAACCATTCCTTTGGGCCATGGCGACCCCTCTGTGTTTCCTAGCTTTCGAACTGCTAAGGTAGTGGAAGATGCCATCATTGATGCCGTCAGATCCACCAAGTTTAACTGCTATGGACCCTTATTTGGCATTCTCCCAGCTAGACG GGCGGTTGCAGATTATCTGAACCGAGATCTTCCATATATGTTGTCACCGGATGATGTTTATCTTACGCTTGGATGCAAGCAAGCAATAACAGTTATATTATCTGTCCTTCTCCATCCTGGTGCCAACATATTGCTTCCTAGACCTTGCTGGCCGTACTATGAATTTTTCACAAGACAGAACAATGTTGAAGCTCGCCTTTTTGATCTTCTTCCAGAAAAGGGTTGGGAGGTTGATCTCGATGCTGTGGAAGCTCTTGCAGATGAGAATACTGTTGCCATGGTTATCATAAATCCTGGCAATCCTTGTGGAAATGTCTTCACTGACCAACATCTGCAGAAG ATTGCTGAGACAGCAAGAAAACTTGGGATTATGGTGATTTCTGATGAAGTCTATGACCATCTTACATTTGGGAATAAAGCTTATGTGCGAATGGGTGTATTTGGATCAACAGTGCCTGTTATTACCCTAGGATCTATATCAAAGAGATGGATAGTTCCTGGCTGGCGGCTTGGTTGGCTTGTGACATGTGATCCCAATGGCATTCTCAAAAAATCAGGG GTTGTTGATGCCATTAGGGAATATATCAATATCACCTCTGATCCTGCAGCAACATTAATTCAG GGTGCAGTGCCCCAAATCCTTGAGAAAACAGAGACAGTTTTCTATTCCAAAATCATTGACATACTGAGGGTGGCTGCAGACATTTGCTATGACAGAATTAAGGAGATACCTTGCATAAATTGCCCAACGAAACCAGAGGGGTCCATGTTTGTAATG GTGAAGCTGATCCCATCATTGTTGGCAGACATTAATGATGATATGGAATTCTGTCACAAGCTCGCTAAAGAGGAATCAGTCATTGTTTTACCAG GGACAGTTCTGAGGATGAAAAATTGGCTCCGGATAACATTTGCCATTGAACCTTCAGCACTTGAAGATGGGCTTGGGAGGATTAAAGCCTTCTATCACAGGCATGCCAAGAAGTAG
- the LOC123195582 gene encoding probable aminotransferase TAT2, which translates to MENESSKKWGFQVHQKFKTESAITLRSALTSLMDNIDQNDSRPTIPLGHGDPSVFPSFRTAKVVEDAIIDAVRSSKFNCYGPFLGILPALRAVADYLNRDLPYMLSLDDVYLTLGCKQAITVILSVLLHPGANILLPRPGWPYYESFTRQNNVEARLFDLLPEKGWEVDLDAVEALADENTVAMVIINPGNPCGNVFTYQHLQKIAETARKLGIMVISDEVYDHLTFGNKAYVRMAVFGSTVPVITLGSISKRWIVPGWRLGWLVTCDPNGILKNSGVVDAIREYINIAGNPPATLIQGAVPQILEKTETAFYSKIIDILRVAADICYDRIKEIPCIYCPTKPEGSMFVMVKLNPSLLEDINDDMEFCLKLAKEESVIVLPGTVLKMKNWLRITFAIEPSALEDGLRRIKAFYHRHAKK; encoded by the exons ACTAGCTTAATGGATAATATTGACCAAAACGACTCAAGACCAACCATTCCTTTGGGCCATGGCGACCCCTCTGTGTTCCCTAGCTTTCGAACTGCTAAGGTCGTGGAAGATGCCATCATTGATGCCGTAAGATCCTCCAAGTTTAACTGCTATGGACCCTTCTTAGGTATTCTCCCTGCATTAAG GGCAGTTGCAGATTATCTCAACCGAGACCTCCCATATATGTTGTCACTGGATGATGTTTATCTTACCCTTGGATGCAAGCAAGCAATAACAGTTATATTATCGGTCCTTCTCCATCCTGGTGCCAACATTTTGCTTCCAAGACCTGGTTGGCCATACTATGAATCTTTCACTAGACAGAACAACGTTGAAGCTCGCCTTTTTGATCTTCTTCCAGAAAAAGGTTGGGAGGTTGATCTTGATGCAGTGGAAGCTCTTGCAGATGAGAATACTGTTGCCATGGTTATCATAAATCCTGGCAATCCTTGTGGAAATGTCTTCACTTACCAACATCTGCAGAAG ATTGCAGAGACAGCAAGAAAACTTGGGATTATGGTGATTTCTGATGAAGTCTATGACCATCTCACATTTGGGAATAAAGCTTATGTGCGAATGGCAGTATTTGGATCAACAGTACCTGTTATTACCCTTGGATCCATATCAAAGAGATGGATAGTTCCTGGCTGGCGTCTTGGTTGGCTTGTGACATGTGATCCCAATGGCATTCTTAAAAATTCAGGG GTTGTTGATGCCATTAGGGAATATATCAATATTGCTGGGAATCCTCCAGCAACACTAATTCag GGTGCAGTGCCCCAAATCCTTGAGAAAACAGAGACAGCTTTCTATTCCAAAATCATTGACATACTGAGGGTGGCTGCAGACATTTGCTATGACAGAATTAAGGAGATACCTTGCATATATTGCCCAACGAAACCAGAGGGGTCCATGTTTGTAATG GTGAAGCTGAACCCATCATTGTTAGAAGACATTAATGATGACATGGAATTCTGTCTCAAGCTCGCTAAAGAGGAATCGGTTATCGTTTTACCAG GGACAGttctgaaaatgaaaaattggcTTCGGATAACATTTGCCATTGAACCTTCAGCACTTGAAGATGGGCTCAGGAGGATTAAAGCCTTCTATCACAGGCATGCCAAGAAATAA